A single window of Granulicella mallensis MP5ACTX8 DNA harbors:
- a CDS encoding YbaB/EbfC family nucleoid-associated protein: MDLGQIQQMLSQAQTMKSQMDERLAETIVEATSGGGAVTVRMNGKKELLKLTIAPSAASAAEGDITMLEDLILAAVNEASRKADAAAESNAAGMLGGLGLPGF; the protein is encoded by the coding sequence ATGGATCTCGGCCAGATACAGCAGATGCTCTCCCAGGCACAGACGATGAAGTCGCAGATGGACGAGCGTCTCGCCGAAACCATCGTTGAAGCCACCTCCGGCGGCGGTGCCGTCACCGTCCGCATGAACGGCAAAAAAGAGCTTCTGAAACTCACCATCGCCCCTTCTGCCGCCAGCGCCGCCGAAGGCGACATCACCATGCTCGAAGACCTCATCCTCGCCGCCGTCAACGAGGCCTCACGCAAGGCCGACGCCGCAGCCGAATCCAACGCCGCAGGCATGCTGGGCGGCCTAGGCCTCCCCGGCTTCTAA
- a CDS encoding cytochrome c-type biogenesis protein CcmH: MSKRFLQIALVCILSVTMLGAGKPNASFDKIGHKLMCQCSCGQILLECNHVGCPVSGPMIDELHAQIATGLPEAGVLNWFIGKYGPIVLAEPIRGGFDDVAWIVPCVIFVLATLGVVLLIRMWHRRHAQLQPAIPASMPNTTTDTMRDRIRHDTDFDS, encoded by the coding sequence ATGTCTAAACGATTCCTCCAGATTGCACTCGTCTGCATCCTCTCTGTCACCATGCTCGGCGCAGGCAAGCCCAATGCCAGTTTCGACAAGATCGGTCACAAGCTCATGTGCCAGTGCAGCTGCGGACAGATTTTGCTGGAGTGCAACCACGTCGGCTGCCCTGTCTCCGGCCCGATGATCGACGAGCTGCACGCCCAGATCGCCACCGGCCTGCCAGAAGCGGGAGTCCTTAACTGGTTCATCGGGAAGTACGGCCCGATCGTGCTCGCCGAACCCATTCGTGGGGGCTTCGACGACGTGGCCTGGATCGTTCCCTGCGTCATCTTCGTGCTGGCAACACTGGGCGTCGTCCTGCTCATCCGAATGTGGCATCGCCGCCACGCTCAACTGCAGCCAGCCATCCCTGCATCGATGCCCAATACTACGACCGACACCATGCGCGACCGCATCAGGCACGACACGGACTTCGATAGTTAG
- the dnaX gene encoding DNA polymerase III subunit gamma/tau: protein MAYQVLARKYRPQRFSDVVGQDHVTRTLLNALAQSRIAHGYIFSGHRGIGKTTIARILASALNCRTAIGSPERPTPEPCETCESCLEIRLGNAVDVIEIDAATNRGIDEIRELRDAARYRPSRDKYKIYILDEAHQITDAAFNALLKTLEEPPDHIVFMMATTQPEDIPQTIRSRCQHFSFHAVKLDDIVGQLTAISKHENIVVDEATLSLLAEAGDGSMRDALSIMDQAIASAPLVDGRPALELGQVRELMGSVSNVVYEDVLQAVHANSSADVLAIVNRLLDAGNGAPQLARQFVRYIRNCIVAKITNLAPGADATGVAADLLQISPEERHRAARTAALFTEEELSRFLAIMLRTFDELGYRQEQRFHLELGLLKLVHVQRLIPIEDLLSQLGAPAKNTGPTGSGTPSTPRPTTPSTPSASASSPSRMSATASAPMSAAVPSPAAPSSPSVPSATMDAFAPKLSSAPVPTPATAAPSFTSSSPFETERTRKVPTPSAPTPTPTVSTSTAGSLALADRPAPSSPPETFAPAPNPRPHLVPSPEATPVAPMAPVAVATPPTPVAPPSVAVVTPAPVAPPAPTPEPVATSTPAVGGLDLAALQQAFVTALAGTKGQQSASEQVEDAHLSLNGETLELHTTLSAMMLPIALNAECDRIMKTVMRAQNAGTLKLKFVPGTPSSAPAKKARPAAEGSAADLAAKHPIVQQAQNLFSAEISRVIDLRGKD, encoded by the coding sequence ATGGCCTATCAAGTTCTAGCCCGCAAATACCGCCCCCAGCGCTTCAGCGATGTCGTTGGGCAGGACCACGTCACCCGCACGCTGCTCAACGCGCTCGCGCAGAGTCGCATCGCCCACGGCTACATCTTCTCCGGCCACCGCGGCATCGGCAAGACGACCATCGCGCGCATCCTGGCCTCCGCGCTCAACTGCCGCACCGCCATCGGCTCCCCCGAGCGTCCCACGCCCGAGCCCTGCGAGACCTGTGAGAGCTGCCTCGAGATCCGCCTGGGCAACGCCGTTGACGTCATCGAAATCGACGCCGCCACCAACCGCGGAATCGACGAGATCCGCGAGCTGCGCGACGCCGCCCGCTACCGCCCCTCCCGCGACAAGTACAAGATCTACATCCTCGACGAGGCGCACCAGATCACCGATGCCGCCTTCAACGCCCTCCTGAAGACGCTCGAAGAGCCACCCGACCACATCGTCTTCATGATGGCGACCACCCAGCCCGAGGACATCCCGCAGACCATCCGCTCGCGCTGCCAGCACTTCAGCTTTCACGCCGTTAAGCTCGACGACATCGTCGGCCAGCTCACTGCGATCTCGAAGCACGAGAACATCGTCGTCGACGAGGCCACCCTCTCCCTGCTCGCCGAAGCCGGCGACGGGTCCATGCGCGACGCGCTCTCCATCATGGACCAGGCCATCGCCAGCGCACCGCTCGTCGATGGCCGCCCCGCGCTCGAGCTCGGGCAGGTGCGCGAGCTCATGGGCTCAGTCTCGAACGTCGTCTATGAGGACGTTCTGCAGGCCGTCCACGCCAACTCCAGCGCCGACGTGCTCGCCATCGTCAACCGCCTGCTCGACGCTGGCAACGGCGCGCCGCAGCTCGCGCGCCAGTTCGTGCGCTACATCCGCAACTGCATCGTCGCGAAGATCACCAACCTGGCCCCCGGAGCCGACGCCACCGGCGTCGCCGCCGACCTGCTGCAGATCTCCCCCGAAGAGCGCCACCGTGCCGCCCGCACCGCCGCCCTCTTCACCGAAGAAGAACTCTCGCGCTTCCTCGCGATCATGCTCCGCACCTTCGACGAACTCGGCTACCGCCAGGAACAGCGCTTCCACCTAGAGCTGGGCCTGCTGAAGCTGGTCCACGTCCAGCGCCTCATCCCGATCGAAGACCTGCTCAGCCAGCTCGGCGCCCCGGCCAAAAACACAGGCCCCACAGGTTCCGGCACTCCTTCTACCCCAAGGCCCACAACGCCTTCCACCCCTTCGGCCTCAGCCTCATCCCCTTCCAGAATGAGCGCGACGGCAAGTGCGCCGATGAGCGCGGCAGTGCCCTCCCCGGCGGCCCCCAGTTCCCCGTCCGTTCCCTCTGCGACGATGGACGCCTTCGCCCCGAAGCTAAGCTCCGCTCCGGTTCCAACACCGGCCACAGCCGCGCCCTCCTTCACCTCTTCTTCCCCCTTCGAAACCGAACGCACGCGGAAGGTCCCAACCCCCTCGGCACCGACGCCCACCCCCACGGTCAGCACCTCGACCGCAGGCTCCCTCGCTCTGGCCGATCGCCCCGCGCCCTCATCACCCCCCGAAACCTTCGCCCCAGCACCGAACCCGCGTCCGCACCTCGTGCCCTCGCCCGAAGCGACTCCCGTTGCTCCTATGGCTCCCGTTGCAGTCGCAACGCCCCCTACCCCGGTAGCGCCACCCTCTGTTGCTGTAGTCACACCTGCTCCCGTTGCGCCGCCCGCTCCTACCCCGGAACCCGTCGCCACTTCCACCCCTGCTGTGGGAGGCCTTGACCTCGCAGCCCTCCAGCAGGCCTTCGTCACGGCACTGGCCGGAACCAAGGGTCAGCAGTCGGCCTCCGAGCAGGTAGAAGACGCGCACCTCTCGCTGAACGGCGAGACCCTCGAGCTCCACACCACGCTCTCCGCAATGATGCTGCCCATCGCGCTCAACGCGGAGTGCGACCGCATCATGAAGACCGTGATGCGCGCGCAGAACGCCGGCACGCTGAAATTGAAGTTCGTTCCCGGGACGCCTTCCAGCGCCCCCGCCAAGAAGGCCCGTCCGGCTGCCGAGGGCAGCGCCGCCGATCTCGCCGCGAAGCATCCTATCGTGCAGCAGGCACAGAACCTCTTCTCCGCTGAGATCAGCAGGGTCATCGACCTCCGCGGCAAAGACTAG
- a CDS encoding IS30 family transposase, whose translation MGRTYKQFSMEERCLLQTQLSMGWRPAAIAAGLQRARSTVTREMGRNGWHVAQPSPKGGRRFIAGGYSAVTADRRARRLQRMPRVARKLVPGTLVWDLVVAELGRGLSPEQVGFTLRRMPDPVRLSHETIYTALYAMPRGELRARVMTMLRRRRMSRRSRSKAAVDPNRRHFIDPIKLIDQRPEEVGLRLVPGHWEGDLIKGRLNQSRVGVLVERTTLFLALVKLEDGSAKTCAEGFARILNRFASQMRRSMTYDQGREMAQHKWLEQQTGIEVYFAHPHSPWERGINENTNGLLRQFLPKGQDLGHFSQQQLDDIAMLFNARIRKSLGKRAPAELFLPEGAFNFVEFWQNPGKFTNVALGA comes from the coding sequence ATGGGTCGAACGTACAAGCAGTTTTCTATGGAGGAGCGCTGTCTTCTGCAGACGCAGTTATCGATGGGTTGGAGGCCGGCGGCGATAGCCGCCGGCCTCCAACGGGCGCGGTCCACGGTCACCCGGGAGATGGGTCGTAATGGCTGGCACGTTGCGCAGCCTAGTCCGAAGGGCGGTCGCCGGTTTATCGCCGGAGGCTATTCTGCGGTGACGGCAGATCGACGTGCCCGAAGGTTGCAGCGCATGCCGCGGGTTGCGCGCAAACTGGTTCCAGGCACCCTCGTGTGGGACCTTGTCGTGGCCGAGCTTGGCCGGGGCTTGAGTCCGGAGCAGGTTGGGTTCACACTCAGGCGTATGCCCGATCCGGTGCGTCTGTCGCACGAGACCATCTACACCGCGCTCTACGCCATGCCACGGGGAGAACTCCGCGCCCGCGTGATGACGATGCTGCGCCGCCGCCGGATGAGCCGCAGATCGCGCTCCAAGGCCGCTGTGGACCCCAACCGCCGTCACTTCATCGACCCCATCAAGCTCATCGACCAGCGGCCCGAGGAGGTGGGGCTTCGCCTGGTCCCGGGACACTGGGAAGGAGACCTGATCAAGGGCAGACTCAACCAGTCCCGCGTCGGAGTGCTGGTGGAGCGAACCACGCTATTCCTCGCCCTGGTCAAGCTCGAAGACGGCTCGGCAAAGACCTGCGCGGAAGGCTTCGCCCGCATCCTCAACCGCTTCGCCTCCCAGATGCGCCGTTCCATGACCTACGATCAGGGACGAGAGATGGCCCAGCACAAGTGGCTGGAACAGCAGACTGGCATCGAGGTCTACTTCGCCCATCCCCACTCGCCATGGGAGCGCGGCATCAACGAAAACACCAACGGCCTGCTCCGCCAGTTCCTGCCCAAGGGACAAGACCTCGGTCACTTCTCACAACAGCAGCTCGACGATATCGCCATGCTCTTCAATGCACGCATCCGAAAATCACTCGGAAAACGCGCCCCAGCAGAACTCTTCCTCCCAGAAGGAGCCTTCAACTTCGTAGAGTTCTGGCAAAATCCTGGTAAGTTCACAAATGTTGCACTTGGAGCTTGA
- a CDS encoding tetratricopeptide repeat protein, which produces MSGKRTTVRLGLAIGALTVGSMVWAQNPQPAQPPQTNCTTKDAQGNPVTDPKCTTPTTPAPATPPPSAAQQFPYPGETTPSADNPNTPLPNAGGLKDAGSSGSSNKPNDSGSSSSSSSSSSSSSSDLNGLGPDPDDKSPLADDPPPEPKRPRRKLPDVPKQTPTERVDEDLKVAQFYADDGNYRGAYLRSKDAVSLADDDPNTHFSLAEFARKLGKLDEAVKEYKRCLELDPIPKQKKASQEALKEMSGS; this is translated from the coding sequence ATGAGCGGAAAGAGGACAACTGTTCGGTTGGGACTGGCGATTGGAGCGCTGACCGTCGGTTCGATGGTTTGGGCGCAGAATCCGCAGCCCGCGCAGCCTCCGCAGACCAACTGCACCACGAAAGACGCGCAAGGGAATCCGGTCACCGATCCGAAGTGCACGACGCCAACAACACCGGCACCGGCGACGCCTCCGCCCAGCGCAGCCCAGCAGTTTCCCTATCCGGGAGAGACGACGCCCAGTGCGGATAATCCCAATACCCCGCTGCCGAACGCCGGAGGGCTGAAGGATGCGGGCAGCTCCGGCAGTTCGAACAAGCCAAATGATTCTGGTAGCTCCAGTAGTTCCAGTTCGAGCAGTTCCAGCAGTTCGAGCGATTTGAATGGGCTTGGGCCGGATCCGGATGATAAGTCTCCGCTGGCGGATGATCCTCCGCCGGAGCCGAAGAGGCCGCGCAGAAAGCTGCCGGACGTCCCGAAGCAGACGCCTACGGAGCGTGTGGACGAAGACCTGAAGGTGGCGCAGTTCTACGCAGATGACGGGAACTATCGTGGGGCGTATCTGCGGTCGAAGGATGCGGTGTCGCTTGCAGATGACGATCCGAACACGCACTTCTCGCTGGCCGAGTTCGCGCGGAAGCTGGGCAAGCTCGACGAGGCTGTCAAGGAGTACAAGCGTTGCCTTGAACTGGACCCGATCCCGAAGCAGAAGAAGGCGTCGCAAGAGGCTTTAAAAGAGATGTCGGGGTCGTAG
- the recR gene encoding recombination mediator RecR, with protein MARLIDELRKLPGVGTKTAQRYAFHILRSSDSDATTLADSIRALKQHLHLCSICNNITDVDPCAYCTSPARNTHLICVVEEPTNINAIEKTRTYTGVYHVLHGTLSPVNGVGPEQLRLRNLWPRLAEAEELILATSPTVEGEATARYLLDDIRKTHPTLHISRIATGVPAGSDIEYADEVTMTRALEGRRDL; from the coding sequence ATGGCCCGGCTCATCGACGAACTCCGCAAGCTGCCCGGCGTCGGCACCAAGACCGCGCAGCGCTACGCCTTCCACATCCTGCGTTCGTCCGACTCCGACGCCACCACGCTCGCCGACTCCATCCGCGCCCTCAAGCAGCATCTGCACCTCTGCTCCATCTGCAACAACATCACCGACGTCGACCCCTGCGCCTACTGCACCAGCCCCGCGCGCAACACGCACCTGATCTGCGTCGTCGAAGAGCCCACCAACATCAACGCCATCGAAAAGACCCGCACCTACACCGGCGTCTACCATGTGCTCCACGGCACACTCTCGCCGGTCAACGGCGTCGGCCCCGAACAGCTTCGCCTGCGCAACCTCTGGCCGCGCCTGGCCGAAGCGGAAGAGTTGATCCTCGCCACCAGCCCAACGGTCGAAGGCGAAGCCACGGCACGCTATCTGCTCGACGACATCCGCAAGACCCACCCCACCCTGCATATCAGCCGCATCGCCACCGGCGTCCCCGCCGGCAGCGACATTGAGTACGCCGATGAAGTCACGATGACCCGCGCCCTCGAAGGCCGACGCGACCTATAA
- a CDS encoding SET domain-containing protein — MPRTKTNTSPRLLIRSSSIHAAGCYTLDPIPNGRRVIEYDGPRLSKELADERYADRIVTYLFGFGEDGTVIDGFGTAMFLNHSCAPNCETEETGGRVFIRAIRDIAAGEELVYEYNLYDSDETDTADCYCSAPHCRGTMYSDDELQRRAKLAARKKAKKTGTAKT; from the coding sequence ATGCCGCGCACGAAAACCAACACCTCCCCTCGCCTCCTGATCCGCTCCTCCTCCATCCACGCCGCAGGCTGCTACACGCTCGATCCGATCCCCAACGGCCGCCGCGTCATCGAGTACGACGGCCCCCGCCTCTCCAAAGAACTCGCCGACGAGCGCTACGCCGACCGTATCGTCACCTATCTCTTCGGCTTCGGCGAAGACGGAACCGTCATTGACGGCTTTGGGACGGCCATGTTCCTCAACCACTCCTGCGCCCCCAACTGCGAAACCGAGGAAACCGGCGGCCGCGTCTTCATCCGCGCCATTCGCGACATCGCTGCCGGAGAAGAGCTGGTCTACGAGTACAACCTCTACGACTCCGACGAGACCGACACCGCCGATTGTTACTGCAGCGCCCCGCACTGCCGCGGCACCATGTACTCCGATGACGAGCTACAGCGCAGAGCCAAGCTGGCAGCACGAAAGAAAGCAAAGAAAACAGGAACGGCAAAAACATAG
- a CDS encoding metallophosphoesterase has protein sequence MNPANSPLNRREFLRQSFAFSALAAGLGTHPAFALSPDNSAKHILMVGDWGWEGDYSDQTRVAAAMVKYAQTHSLQTEALFMLGDSWYGPLPGGADDPRWKTQFEDMYPKSAFDCPAYSVMGNHDYQKMPLSKVDAELAYARKGNTRWTQPSLWYTFDLTHAGNPLIKVIALDSNMPMGHFLHGADFTLTHEQQAEQLAWFKSELEKPSKAPFLVVIGHHPIFSNGPHGDHKVLIQDWEPLLRKHRAHLYLAGHDHDLQHLEFEGHPTSFVSSGAGGADLYDLKIAEAKRGPYAHKIHGFTHLEATPDKLTLRHIDADGHVLHSFAKSRDGAITLLG, from the coding sequence GTGAACCCCGCAAATAGCCCCCTCAACCGCCGCGAATTCCTCCGGCAAAGCTTCGCCTTCAGCGCCCTCGCAGCCGGCCTTGGCACCCACCCCGCCTTCGCCCTCTCCCCCGACAACAGCGCCAAACACATCCTGATGGTCGGCGATTGGGGCTGGGAGGGTGACTACAGCGACCAGACCCGCGTAGCCGCCGCCATGGTCAAATATGCACAAACGCACTCCCTGCAGACCGAAGCCCTCTTCATGCTCGGCGACAGCTGGTACGGCCCGCTACCTGGCGGAGCCGACGATCCCCGCTGGAAGACCCAGTTCGAGGACATGTATCCCAAGAGCGCGTTCGACTGTCCGGCCTACTCCGTGATGGGCAACCACGACTACCAGAAGATGCCGCTCAGCAAGGTAGACGCGGAGCTCGCCTACGCCCGCAAGGGCAACACCCGCTGGACGCAGCCGTCACTCTGGTACACCTTCGACCTGACCCACGCTGGCAATCCCCTGATCAAGGTCATAGCGCTCGACAGCAACATGCCCATGGGACACTTTCTCCACGGCGCTGACTTCACACTCACCCACGAGCAGCAGGCCGAGCAACTCGCGTGGTTTAAGTCCGAGCTGGAGAAGCCAAGCAAGGCTCCCTTCCTCGTCGTTATCGGGCATCACCCCATCTTCTCGAACGGTCCGCACGGTGACCACAAGGTGCTCATCCAGGACTGGGAGCCGCTGCTGCGCAAACATCGCGCGCATCTCTACCTGGCCGGACACGACCACGATCTGCAGCACCTCGAGTTCGAAGGGCACCCGACATCGTTCGTCTCATCGGGCGCAGGCGGAGCGGACCTGTACGACCTTAAAATCGCTGAAGCCAAACGCGGCCCCTACGCCCACAAGATCCACGGCTTCACGCACCTCGAAGCCACCCCCGACAAACTAACCCTGCGGCATATCGACGCAGATGGCCACGTTCTACATAGCTTCGCGAAGTCACGAGACGGTGCGATAACACTGCTGGGTTGA